From Salinicola endophyticus:
TGCGCGAGGCGCTGGGCATGGATCTCGACGATACCGAGGTGCGCCTGCAGCTGCAGGTGGCGATGCGCCTGTGGGCGCTGAAGGACGACTGAGCGCTTGCCACTACCGGCGAGCCTAATGACGACTACCGACAAGAGGCCGAGCGATGCAACTGACCGATTTCGATACCCTGACCTTCGATGTCTACGGCACCCTGATCGACTGGGAGAGCGGCATGGTGGCGGGGCTGCAGCCGCTGCTCGAGCGTACCCAACTGAGCCTGAGCCGCGATCAGGTGCTCGAGGCGCATGCGCGCCACGAGTCGAGCCAGCAGCGCTACACCCCGCATCTGCAATATCGCTGGCTGCTGGCGGTGGTCTACAAGCGGCTGGCCGAGGAGTGGGGCGTGACGGTGACCCACGACGAGTGCCTGGCCTACGGCGACTTCGTCAAGCAGTGGCCAGCCTTTGCCGATAGCGCGGCGGCACTCGGCTATCTCAAGCAGCACTACAAGCTGGTGGTGCTCTCCAACGTCGACAACGAAAGCTTTGCTTACAGTCAGCGCAAGCTGGAGGTCGAGTTCGATGCGGTCTATACCGCCGAGGACATCGGCTCCTACAAGCCTTCGCCGCGCAATTTCGACTATCTGCTGGAGAAGCTCGGCCAGCGCGGCATCGATAAAACGCGGATTCTGCATACCGCGGAGAGCCTGTTTCACGACCATCAGCCGGCCAACCAGTATGGTCTGGCCAACTGCTGGATCTACCGCCGCCACGATCAGCAGGGCTTCGGCGCGACCATGGACCCGGGCGAGATGCCGCGGATCGACTTCCGCTTCGACAGCATGGCGGCCCTGGCGGACGCGCACCGCGAGCTAGTGGGCTGAGTCGCTCGAGCGCCAGACCTGGGTTTCGTCGATGCCGAGGGTGCGGAACTCGGCCTGGCGCAGTGGGGCTTCCTCGCGCATGAAGAATTCATCGAGCTGAGGCGGCGCGATGTCGGTGGCCGAGAGCATGGCATGGACCTGGCCGCGATGATGGGTCTGGTGGACAAAGAGGTGCGCCAGTACGCGATGGATGGGCTCATGCTGTCGATGTGTGCGGCGGACCAGGACGGTTTCTTGCGCCAGCCACGCGGGCGTGGCGCCTTCGCACAGCGCGATCAGACGTCGGTCGAGCGCTTCCTGGGCCGGTTGCAGGGTGGCGATGGTGGCGTGGGGCAATTCATCGTCGAAGGCGCCGAGCCCCAAGGTGCCGCCTTCGAGGGCATCGATGTAGTAGGCGTCGACGATCAGAATATGGTTGAGCGTAGCGTGGATCGAGGGGAAGAAACTGCTGCGCTCGGCGTACAGTGCTTCCTGTGAAAGCCCGGCACAGGCCGTGAGCAGGCGGTGATTGGACCAAAGGTTGCAGTAGGCTTGGTGGCGAAAGTGTTCGATCATGGCGGAAATCCCTCACGCTTGTCGCGACGTCATCGTTGGAGTCGATATGGAAATGCTACACGGTCTGGTGGTGATCACCTTCGTCCATCTGCTGGCGGCGGCCTCGCCGGGGCCGGATTTCGTGCTCGTCACCCAGCAGACGCTGAGTCGTGGCCGGCGGGTGGGGCTTTTGTGCAGCCTGGGCATCGCGCTCGGCCTCTCCATCCATATCGTCTACTCCGCCTTCGGGCTGGCAGCAGTGATCGCCAATTCGGCCGAGGCGCTGTGGGCGATCAAGCTCCTCGGCGGCGCCTATCTGCTCTATCTGGGCATCAAGGGGCTGCGCTCGCGCCCGACGCTCAACGAGGCCGGTGTGGTTGCCGGCTCGGTACCCGACGCTCCACATTCGGCCTGGCGCGTCGTGGGTACCGGGTTCCTGTGCAATGCGCTCAACCCCAAGGCGCCGATCTACTTCGTGGCGCTGTTCACCATCGTGCTGTCGCCGGCGATGCCGCTTTACCAGATCGCCATCTATGGCGCCTGGATCATGCTGCTGCAGCTGGGCTGGTTCTCGGCGGTGGCGCTGTTGCTGTCGACACCGCGCATCCAGCGTGCCTTCCAGCGGGGCAGCCACTGGATCGACCGCGTGCTCGGCGCGGCGATGATCGCGCTGGGCCTCAAGGTGCTGATGACGCGGGTATCGAGCTGATCCTGGCCGCTCTCACCCTTGGCCTGGGTCCGCTCGGCCCAAGACTGCGATCCACGCCGAGCCTTTGCCTCTCGTCGGGGTTTTGGGCATCCTGCTTGCACCCATTCAACTGCTGAGGAACGCGCGTGAAAACCTGGCTACGTGATCTACCCAAGGTCGAGCTGCATCTACACATCGAGGGGTCGCTGGAGCCAGAGTTGATGTTCTCGCTGGCGGCGCGCAACGGTGTGAGCCTGCCTTACGCCACGGTGGATGAGGTGCGCGAGGCGTATGATTTCAGCGATCTGCAGTCGTTTCTCGACCTCTACTATCAGGGCATGCGGGTCCTGCGCACCGAACAGGATTTCTTCGACCTGGCGATGGCCTACCTCGAACGTGCTCACGTCGAGGGCGTGGTGCACGTCGAGCTCTCCTTCGACCCGCAGGCGCACCTGAACCGTGGCGTCGAGCTGGCGGTACCGTTCGAGGGACTCAATCGTGCCCGGCGCCAGGCCGAGCGAGAGTGGGGCATGACTAGTGCGTTGATCATGAGCTTCCTGCGCGATCGCGATGCCGCGGAGGCGATGGAGGTGCTGGAAAAGGCGGCGCCCTACTACGAGACGATCGATGCGGTGGGCCTGGACAGCGCCGAAGTGGGCAATCCGCCGACCAAGTTCAGCGCGGTGTTCGAGCGCGCCAAGGCACTAGGTATCCCGCGGGTGGCACATGCCGGTGAAGAGGGCCCGGCGGCCTATATCAGCGAAGCGCTGGATGTGCTCGACGTCTGCCGCATCGATCACGGCGTGGCCTGTCTGCAGGATGCGGCGCTGGTCGAGCGGCTGCGCCAGACGCAGATGCCGCTGACCGTCTGCCCGCTCTCCAACGTGCGGCTCAAGGTGGTGGCGGAGATGACCGACCACCCCTTGCCGCAGATGCTCGAACAGGGTTTGAAGGTGACGCTCAACTCCGACGACCCGGCCTATTTCGGTGGTGGCGTGCTGGAGAACTACCTCGCCTGCGAGCAAGCTTTCGCCTGGGATCGCGAGACGTTCAAGCAACTGGCGGGCAATGCCATCGATGTCGCCTTCATGTCGGAGACGCGGCGGGCGGCACTGCGGGCTCAGCTCGACGCCTGCTAAGGAATCACTGCATAAATGCCTGCACGAGCGAATGGCTGCGTTACGCGGTACTCGAAAGCTCGCCTAACCCTATGTTATGTCTCGCTTTCTGCGTTCCGGGCGCCTTGCCCTTCATTTCGTTCGGCGATTTATTCAGCGTTTCCCTAATGGCGTGATGGCCTGACAAGGTTGGCAGGGCTGGCAGTATGGCTCAGGCTATCAAGGGCGCAGTATCGAGTCTTCGATACCGCGCCCTTGTCGTTGTGGCGCTTGCTTCGGCCCGGTCGGCTCAGAGCGCGTCCAGCGCCTGCGCGAAGCGGCTCACCGCGCCATCGATATCTTCCAGCTTGTCCAGCCCGAACAGGCCGATACGGAAGGTCTGGAAATCGTCCCCTTCATTGCACATCAGCGGCACGCCGGCAGCGATCTGCACGCCCTGGGCGGCGAAGCGCGGAACCAGATCGCTCTCCCGGGTATAGCTGACCACCACGCCTGGCGCCTCGAACCCTGCCGCGGCGACGCTGGGATAGCCGCGCTCGGCCAACAGTGCGCGGATCCGTCGGCCCAGTGTCCACTGCGCCTGTTCGAGCGTATCGAAGCCGTCCTGCTCCATCTCCTGGATGGTGTGGTAGAGCCGCGTCAGGCCGTCGGTCGGTAGCGTGGCGTGGTAGGCGTGACCGCCATTCTCATAGGTTTCCATGATTCCCAGCCAGCGCTTGAGATCGGCGGCGAAGCTGCTGCTGCTGGTGTGCTCGATGTGCGCCCGCGCACGTTCGCTGAGCATCACCATGGCGCAGCAGGGCGAGGCGCTCCAGCCCTTCTGCGGGGCGCTGATCAGCACGTCCACACCGGTCGCCTGCATATCGACCCAAGCGGTGCCCGAGGCGATGCAGTCGAGCACCAGCAGGCCGTCGACCGCGTGCGCCGCCTCGGCCAGCTGGCGTAGATAGTCATCCGGCAGCAATACCCCGGCTGAGGTTTCGACGTGCGGAGCGAAGACCACGGCCGGGCGCTCTGCGTGGATGGCGGCGACCACTTCGTCGATCGGCGCTGGGGCGAACGGCGACTGAGACTCGCTGCCCTGGCGCCGGGCCTTGAGTACCTGGGTGGCGGCGGCGATGCGGCCCTGGTCGAGAATCTGGGTCCAGCGGTAGCTGAACCAGCCGTTGCGCACGATCAGACAGCGGGCATCGGTGGCGAACTGGCGCGCCACGGCCTCCATGCCGAAGGTGCCGCTGCCGGGCAGGATGATGCTGCTGTGGGCGTTGTAGGTACGCTTCAACAGGCGTGAGAGCTCGCGCATGACCTGCTGAAAGCTCTGTGACATATGGTTGAGCGAGCGGTCGGTATAGACGACCGAGTATTCCAGCAGTCCATCGGGGTCGACGTCCGGGCGAAGTGCCGGCATGGGCGGGCTCCTTGATAGAGAATGAATGGAAATCAGCGCGCGACGGCGGGCAGCGTGCGCAGATAAGGCACCAGGCGCGCCAGCGCCTCCTCGGCCAGTGCGGGGTCGATGGCGAAGCAGATGCGCAGGTAATCCTCTCCTTCGGGGCCGAAGGCGCTGCCAGGAGCCACGCCGACCTTGGCGTCCCGCAGCAACTGTACTGCGCGCTCGAGGCTGGTGCCCGGCAGCCCGTGCACCTTGAAGAAGAGATAGAAGGTGCCCTGGGGTGCGAATACGGTGACGTTGTCCAGCGCTTCCAGCCCCTGGACCAGGATATCCCGCGATGCCTGGCAGCGGGCGATTTGATAGGCGATGAAGTCATCCCCGGCCTCGAGTGCCACCTGGCAGGCGTACTGCACGAAGGGAGCGACACCCGTGGTGTTGTACTGACACAGCCGGGCGAAGAGGGTCTCCATGCCGCTGGGGCAGACGACCCAGCCGGCACGCCAGCCGGTCATGCACCAATTCTTCGAGAAGGTGTTGGTCACCAGCAGACGGTCGGTGTCGTCGCACAGCTGCAGAAAGGAAGGTGCCGGTCCCTGGCCATCGTAGACGAAGTGGTTGTAGACCTCATCGGCGATGATCCACAGCCCGTGCTCGCGGCAGAAGTCGCGTAGTCGCTGCATGTCCGTCCGGGGCATGCGCCAGCCGGTGGGGTTGGAGGGCGAGTTGATGAAGATCGCCCGCGTGCGCTCGGTGACCGCGGCGAAGAGGGTGTCGAGATCGAGCGTGATGGCGCCATCGGTATGGAAGTCGAACGCGACCGCGACATTGACGCCGCCGCAGATCGCGACCACCTGCTTGGCGTTGGGCCAGGCCGGCGAGGGCATGATTACCTCGTCGCCCTCGTCGAGTATGGCCTGCATGGCCATGACCACCGCGTTCATGCCGCCGATCGAGACGCAGAAGCGTTCGGGGGACACCTCCACATTCCAGTGACGCCGGTGATAGTCCGACAGTGCCTGTCTCAGGCCAGGCGTGCCTTGGGAGTAGCCATAACGGGTATCGCCCGCTTCGAGGGCAGCAATGGCGGCATCGCGAATGGGAGCGGGCGTGGGCAGATCGCCTTCGCCGATCCACAGGCGGACCACGCTGTCGTCATGCCGCGCAAGGTCCGCCACGGTCACGATCTGATTGTCGGGCATATCGCATACCCGGGAGGAACAGAACGGCTGCAGGGCAGCGGGAATCACGTCGGGCATGGTGTTGGGCGCCTTTTGGAGTCGTCTTGCTCGATCATATCGAGGAAGTCGCGAGCTGGCTAACTAATCGCCTCGAGCGTTCGCCCGCTAACAAGCTATAACAAATTGGTTTTCCTGCATTTTACAAATTCTAGGCTAAGATTAATGAAAACATGGCAAATGATTAATAAATTAGTCTTGCGTGCGCGCACAGAAGAGTTACATTTCGCCAAAATAGCGTAACCACGGGTTGCGCGATCGAGTCTGGTTACAATTGGGGGAAGTTCGATGGCCGCTCTGCTCACCGTGGTTCGGGTTGATGGCAATGTCTTTGAGCTGGATCCGCGCAAGCTGCTGATCCCGGGCATGGCAATTCCCGAGGGCGCGACCCTGGTGGCGCCAGATGGTGGCAGGCTGATTCTGGCGGACGGTACGGTGTTGCCGCTCAATGCGGGACAGCCGCTGATTCTCCAGGTCGTCGAGGACGTTCCCACGCTGATGGTGACGGATGCCGGCAGCGTCGGTAGTGATGTCGCCGCGCTGCAGGCCGCTATCGCGGCGGGTGTCGACCCGACAGCCATTCAGGAGGCGCCGGCCGCCGGTAATGCGGGCGGTGGTGGCGGCGGTGGCGGCAGCCTCTCGGGTGAGGGCGGTTTCTCCAACTCGTTCGATATCGCTCGGGTGGGTCGTGAGGAGAGCAGCAGCTATAGCTATAACGCTGCCTTCGCGGACCCCGGCGCGCCGGGGGTCACGCCGGCAAGTTTCTCGCCTGCACCTGCTGATGCGTCAGGGGATCTCGAGGGGCCGGCAACCAATCAGAATCCGGTAGCGAGCGCCGATGCCCAATCTACGGGTGAGAACGCGACGCTGAATGGCCAGGTCCCGGCGGCGACCGATGCCGATGGTACTATTGTCAGTTACCAGCTCTCGACCGGCCTGGGGCAGGGCAACGGCAGTCTCAGCTTCAATAGCGACGGTTCCTACACCTTCACCCCTGGTGCCGACTTCGACGCTCTAGCCCCCGGTGAGAGCCGTAACATCACCTTCAGCTACACCGCCACCGATAACGACGGCGGCGTCAGCGCACCGCAGACGGTGACGATCACAGTCACAGGTACCAACGACGTGCCGGTAGCGGTGGCTGATACCGGCAGAACCGGTGAGAACGCCACCCTGACCGCCCAGGTGCCGGCGGCGATCGATGTCGACGGCGCGGTCGAGAGCTACCAGCTGGTGCAGAACGTTGGCGACGGCAACGGCACGCTGACCTTCAATAGCAACGGTAGCTACACCTTCACCCCGGGCACGGACTTTGACGGTCTGGCCGCGGGTGAAAGCCGCAACGTCACCTTCACCTATACCGCCACCGATAACGACGGCGGTGTCAGCGCGCCGCAGACGGTGACCATCACCGTCACCGGCACCAACGACGCGCCGGTGGTCAAGGCCGACACTCAGACCACCGGTGAAAACGCCACGCTGACTAGCCAGGTTCCGGCAGCCACTGATGTCGACGGCACCATCGAGAGCTATCAGCTGGCGACCGACGTCGGCCAGGGTAACGGCAGCCTCAGCTTCAATAGCAACGGCAGCTACACCTTCAACCCGGGGGCGGACTTCGATGGTCTGGCTGCGGGTGAGAGCCGCGACGTCACCTTCACCTACACCGCGACCGACAACGACGGAGGGGGGAGTGCGCCGCAGACGGTGACGATTACCGTGACCGGCACCAACGACGTGCCGGTCGCCAAGGCGGATACCCAGACCACCGGTGAGAATCAGGTGCTCCAAGGTAGCGTGCCGGCAGCTACCGATGTGGATGGCACGGTCGAGAGCTACCAGCTTGTGCAGAGCATCGGCGATGGCAACGGCTCGCTGAGCTTTAACAGCAACGGCAGCTACACCTTCACCCCGGGTACCGACTTCGATGGCCTGGCCGCGGGTGAAAGCCGCAACGTCACCTTCACCTATACCGCGACCGACAACGACGGCGGCGTCAGCGCGCCGCAGACGGTGACCATCACCGTGACCGGCACCAACGATGTGCCGGTCGCCAAGGCGGATACCCAGAGCACCGGTGAGAACCAGGTGCTCCAAGGCATTGTCCCTGCGGCGACGGACGTCGACGGCACGGTCGAGAGCTACCAGCTGGCGACCGACGTGGGCCAGGGCAACGGCAGCCTCAGCTTCAACAGCAACGGCAGCTACACCTTCAACCCGGGCACGGACTTCGACGGTCTGGCCGCGGGTGAAAGCCGCAACGTCACCTTCAGCTATACCGCCACCGACAATGGCGGTGGTGTGAGTGCGCCGCAGACGGTGACCATCACCGTCACCGGAACCGGAACCGGAACCGGAACCGGCACCGGCACCGGCACCAACGATGCGCCGGTAGCGGTGGCCGATACCGGTAGCACCGGTGAGAACGCCACCCTCAATGTGGCCGCCGCCCAGGGCGTTCTGGCCAACGACAGCGATGTCGATGGCGGGGCGCTGACGGTGAGTGCGGTGAACGATAGCGGCACCAACGTCGGCCAGGCGATCACTGGTTCCAACGGCGGCACCTTCACGCTCAACGCGGACGGCTCCTACAGCTTCAACCCGGGTACGGCGTTCGATCGTCTGGCCGCGGGTCAGACCGATACTACCCAGATCGGCTACACCGTGAGCGACGGCCAGGGCGGCACTACCACCTCGACACTGACCGTGACGGTAACCGGCACCAACGACGTGCCGGTGGCCAAGGCGGATACCCAGAGCACCGGTGAGAACGCCACGCTGACTAGCCAGGTTCCGGCAGCCACTGATGTCGACGGCACCGTCGAGAGTTACCAGCTGGCGACCGACGTGGGTCAGGGCAATGGCAGCCTCAGCTTCAACAGCAACGGCAGCTACACCTTCAATCCGGGTACCGACTTCGACGGTCTGGCCGCGGGTGAGAGCCGTGACGTCACCTTCAGCTATACCGCGACTGATAACGATGGCGGCGTCAGCGCGCCGCAGACGGTGACCATCACCGTGACCGGTACCAACGATGCCCCGGTGGCCAAAGCCGACACCCAGACCACCGGTGAGAACCAGGTGCTGCAAGGCAGTGTCCCGGCAGCTACCGATGTCGACGGCACCGTCGAGAGCTACCAGCTGGCGACAGACGTGGGTCAGGGCAACGGCAGCCTCAGCTTCAACAGCAACGGCAGCTACACCTTCAGCCCGGGCGCAGACTTCGATGGCCTGGCCGTGGGTGAAAGCCGTAACGTCACCTTCAGCTATACCGCCACCGACAACGATGGCGGCGTCAGCGCACCGCAGACGGTAACGATCACAGTCACTGGCACCAATGACGTGCCGGTCGCCAAGGCCGATACCCAGACCACCGGTGAAAATGCCACCCTGAACGCTCAGGTTCCGGCGGCGACCGACGTTGACGGTACGGTCGAGAGCTACCAGTTGGTGCAGAGCGTCGGCGATGGTAACGGCTCGCTGAGCTTCAATAGCAACGGCAGCTACACCTTTAACCCGGGTGCGGACTTCGACGGTCTGGCCGCGGGTGAAAGCCGCAACGTCACCTTCAGCTATACCGCCACCGATAACGACGGCGGCGTCAGCGCACCGCAGACGGTGACCATCGCCGTTACTGGCACCAACAATGCGCCGGTAGCGGTGGCCGATACCGGTAGCACCGGTGAGAACGACGCCCTCAATGTGGCCGCCGCCCAGGGCGTTTTGGCCAACGACAGCGATGTCGATGGCGGGGCGCTGACGGTGAGTGCGGTGAACGATAGCGGCACCAACGTCGGCCAGGCGATCACTGGTTCCAACGGCGGCACCTTCACGCTCAACGCGGACGGCTCCTACAGCTTCAACCCGGGTACGGCGTTCGATCGTCTGGCCGCGGGTCAGACCGATACTACCCAGATCGGCTACACCGTGAGCGACGGCCAGGGCGGCACTACCACCTCGACACTGACCGTGACGGTAACCGGCACCAACGACGTGCCGGTGGCCAAGGCGGATACCCAGAGCACCGGTGAGAACGCCACGCTGACTAGCCAGGTTCCGGCAGCCACTGATGTCGACGGCACCGTCGAGAGTTACCAGCTGGCGACCGACGTGGGTCAGGGCAATGGCAGCCTCAGCTTCAACAGCAACGGCAGCTACACCTTCAATCCGGGTACCGACTTCGACGGTCTGGCCGCGGGTGAAAGCC
This genomic window contains:
- a CDS encoding haloacid dehalogenase type II — encoded protein: MQLTDFDTLTFDVYGTLIDWESGMVAGLQPLLERTQLSLSRDQVLEAHARHESSQQRYTPHLQYRWLLAVVYKRLAEEWGVTVTHDECLAYGDFVKQWPAFADSAAALGYLKQHYKLVVLSNVDNESFAYSQRKLEVEFDAVYTAEDIGSYKPSPRNFDYLLEKLGQRGIDKTRILHTAESLFHDHQPANQYGLANCWIYRRHDQQGFGATMDPGEMPRIDFRFDSMAALADAHRELVG
- a CDS encoding DinB family protein, coding for MIEHFRHQAYCNLWSNHRLLTACAGLSQEALYAERSSFFPSIHATLNHILIVDAYYIDALEGGTLGLGAFDDELPHATIATLQPAQEALDRRLIALCEGATPAWLAQETVLVRRTHRQHEPIHRVLAHLFVHQTHHRGQVHAMLSATDIAPPQLDEFFMREEAPLRQAEFRTLGIDETQVWRSSDSAH
- a CDS encoding LysE family transporter translates to MEMLHGLVVITFVHLLAAASPGPDFVLVTQQTLSRGRRVGLLCSLGIALGLSIHIVYSAFGLAAVIANSAEALWAIKLLGGAYLLYLGIKGLRSRPTLNEAGVVAGSVPDAPHSAWRVVGTGFLCNALNPKAPIYFVALFTIVLSPAMPLYQIAIYGAWIMLLQLGWFSAVALLLSTPRIQRAFQRGSHWIDRVLGAAMIALGLKVLMTRVSS
- a CDS encoding adenosine deaminase, whose product is MKTWLRDLPKVELHLHIEGSLEPELMFSLAARNGVSLPYATVDEVREAYDFSDLQSFLDLYYQGMRVLRTEQDFFDLAMAYLERAHVEGVVHVELSFDPQAHLNRGVELAVPFEGLNRARRQAEREWGMTSALIMSFLRDRDAAEAMEVLEKAAPYYETIDAVGLDSAEVGNPPTKFSAVFERAKALGIPRVAHAGEEGPAAYISEALDVLDVCRIDHGVACLQDAALVERLRQTQMPLTVCPLSNVRLKVVAEMTDHPLPQMLEQGLKVTLNSDDPAYFGGGVLENYLACEQAFAWDRETFKQLAGNAIDVAFMSETRRAALRAQLDAC
- a CDS encoding aminotransferase class V-fold PLP-dependent enzyme translates to MPALRPDVDPDGLLEYSVVYTDRSLNHMSQSFQQVMRELSRLLKRTYNAHSSIILPGSGTFGMEAVARQFATDARCLIVRNGWFSYRWTQILDQGRIAAATQVLKARRQGSESQSPFAPAPIDEVVAAIHAERPAVVFAPHVETSAGVLLPDDYLRQLAEAAHAVDGLLVLDCIASGTAWVDMQATGVDVLISAPQKGWSASPCCAMVMLSERARAHIEHTSSSSFAADLKRWLGIMETYENGGHAYHATLPTDGLTRLYHTIQEMEQDGFDTLEQAQWTLGRRIRALLAERGYPSVAAAGFEAPGVVVSYTRESDLVPRFAAQGVQIAAGVPLMCNEGDDFQTFRIGLFGLDKLEDIDGAVSRFAQALDAL
- a CDS encoding pyridoxal phosphate-dependent aminotransferase; translated protein: MPDVIPAALQPFCSSRVCDMPDNQIVTVADLARHDDSVVRLWIGEGDLPTPAPIRDAAIAALEAGDTRYGYSQGTPGLRQALSDYHRRHWNVEVSPERFCVSIGGMNAVVMAMQAILDEGDEVIMPSPAWPNAKQVVAICGGVNVAVAFDFHTDGAITLDLDTLFAAVTERTRAIFINSPSNPTGWRMPRTDMQRLRDFCREHGLWIIADEVYNHFVYDGQGPAPSFLQLCDDTDRLLVTNTFSKNWCMTGWRAGWVVCPSGMETLFARLCQYNTTGVAPFVQYACQVALEAGDDFIAYQIARCQASRDILVQGLEALDNVTVFAPQGTFYLFFKVHGLPGTSLERAVQLLRDAKVGVAPGSAFGPEGEDYLRICFAIDPALAEEALARLVPYLRTLPAVAR